One genomic segment of Oncorhynchus kisutch isolate 150728-3 linkage group LG15, Okis_V2, whole genome shotgun sequence includes these proteins:
- the LOC109905764 gene encoding mediator of RNA polymerase II transcription subunit 13-like isoform X2, giving the protein MSSCFVPNGASLEDCHSNLFCLADLTGIKWRRFVWQGPTSSPILFPVTEEDPILCSFSRCLAADVLSVWRRHHTPGRRELWLFWWGDDPSFAELIHHDLSSEEEGEWESGLSYECRTLLFKAVHNLLERCLMNRSFVRIGKWFVKPYEKDEKPISKSEHLSCAFTFFLHGDSNVCTSVEIAQHQSVQRLSEEHLSLAQQNASPLQVILSPYGLNGTVTGQSFKMSDHPTQKLIEEWRQFYPISPSAKDRPEDKMEDADWEDDSLAAVEVLVAGVRMVYPACLVLVPQSDLPALAPQGSANPSDILCEGQGTHRDHAMSSVTLTPPTSPEEAQTDHQAAQRWLKLCLTVDGFSSNSSGIHGSKIPRRLAAQVVESVWQECTTNRAQSKRKFATLTNGTCEEEEGDKTGVWDFVESSHRAHCNCSRHKNQKQRLGSTSGNPPSVGKPPQPPPKHKLGEKLEKGEKQQKRPQTPFHHRSYVFEEQAMEPRRLCIRTQDEGPYPNLHHIDTAPSKAPMLHTHGTTQDLAGSPQPPPLSPHPCEHEEEDPGAMKSSSTPIHQHFYPPSEPCLLPQKTLSDLPLPFPHTYPESLEPTAYVGSAINPNEDSAHNPWKYFNLPRKKASDFLTPLLPVDKLQDDSGGGGGQENIVSVTELMSGSGRPLKVSDDLVRTYTQRRNSHLAAAMADEDHEEEPDPYAFVEGDEEFTFTDKKDKPGSERETSKRHKGDDGSGTSADDGQGAAGGKPIPSTSLIHETDLAVSINDLDNLFNSDEDELAPGSRRAGVHGDKFGSSADLHKMFPTPPSLEQHIIVYSPMNTGGKDYGGLEGGLGLTLLDGSQFSSHYKMEVEEGFCSPKPSEIKDFSFVYKSEACKAFTGCSMFAPLKMLPSQCMMPIKLPEDCVYTPSWTMGKLELIPPVPSMGLLTKDGNIPSVEPDYQSYTPQTHTPFMSNSAPPSNSGTGILPSPATPRFSAPTPRTPRTPRTPRGPASVQGSLKYDNSDLYSPASTPSTCRPLSSVEPATVPSIPEAHSLYVTLILSESVMNLFKDCNFDSCCVCVCNMNIRGADVGVYLNDNGEAQYPCTCGFSAVVNRRYGSSAGLFLEDELDLVGRDSDAGRDSERRFQELHAASLHRTGNPKERPPDELILLLQDQCTNPFSPMAGVEYPRALSSGPSRFSLRVEERDCYNDCYMALEHGRQFMDNMSGGKVDEALVKSTCLHNWPKRKAAEVSRLFSQDVLRVLLSLQPVLQDAIQKKRSIRSWGVQGPLTWQQFHKMAGRGSYGTDESPEPLPIPTFLVGYEYDFVVLSPFGLPYWEKLLLDPFGSHRDVGYVVVCPENEALLRGAKSFFKDLTAVYEACRLGQHRPICKTHADGILRVGTAEGRNLAEQPLSDWFLKMASSNGNSEVFSKLKLYAQVCRHDLAPYLAGQSLDSSLLNQRSPTVASPQSSSQSPCSTTTPSSGPQSSTSSTAQPTNSTPPSSTIGPQAVGGIGGVGMPSAKPSSYTPYGTSGLQGSVSQNGPQSGAQTTGETGPTANQPQATAEPVETTLEREKVGVPTDGESHAVTFPPAIVVYIVDPFSYEDGERDTHSSVWTLGLLRCYVEMLQFLPPHIRNSVSVQIIPCQYLLQPVRIEERHLYGQHLKSLAFSVFTQCRRPLPSNTNIKALTGFGPGLAIDMALRSSERPECLRLYTPPFILAPIKDKQTELGETFGEASQKYNVLFVGYCLSHDQRWLLASCTDQSGELLETCIISIDVPNRARRKKGSARRLGLQKLWEWCLGLVQVTSLPWRVVIGRLGRIGHGELRDWSILLSRRNLQSLSKRLKETCRMCGISAADTPSILSACLVAMEPQGSFVIMPDSVSTGSVFGRSTTLNMQTSQLSTPQDTSCTHILVFPTSAMVQVNNATTEQNLDIAFNPINPDGSDGMGIFDLFDNDMVDPDLINILPNSPTTSPVHSPGGHYHQGGDGSKGQNTDRMESHEEALNILQQPMALGYLISTAKAGPLPDWFWSACPQAQNQCPLFLKASLHLHVSSVQSDELLHSKHSHPLDSNHTSDVLRFVLEQYNALSWLTCDPATQDRRSCLPVHFVVLNQMYNFIMNML; this is encoded by the exons ATGAGTTCATGTTTTGTACCAAACGGGGCCAGTTTAGAGGACTGCCACTCCAACCTATTTTGCCTG GCTGACCTGACTGGGATAAAATGGCGACGTTTTGTGTGGCAGGGGCCCACCTCCTCGCCCATCCTCTTTCCCGTGACAGAGGAAGACCCCATCCTGTGCAGCTTCAGCCGGTGCCTGGCGGCCGATGTGCTAAGCGTGTGGCGGAGGCACCACACCCCGGGCCGCCGTGAGCTCTGGCTCTTCTGGTGGGGGGACGACCCCAGCTTCGCCGAACTCATCCACCACGATCTGTCAA GTGAAGAGGAAGGCGAGTGGGAGAGCGGGTTGTCCTACGAGTGCCGCACACTCCTGTTCAAAGCTGTACACAACCTGCTGGAGCGTTGCCTCATGAACCGCAGCTTTGTCCGTATTGGCAAGTGGTTTGTCAAGCCCTATGAGAAGGATGAGAAGCCCATCAGTAAGAG TGAACACCTGTCGTGTGCGTTCACCTTCTTCCTGCACGGGGACAGTAATGTGTGCACGAGCGTAGAGATTGCCCAGCACCAGTCTGTCCAGCGACTGAGTGAAGAGCACCTGAGCTTGGCACAGCAGAATGCCAGCCCCCTGCAAG TCATCTTGAGTCCATATGGTCTGAACGGGACGGTCACGGGCCAGTCCTTCAAGATGTCTGACCACCCCACCCAGAAACTCATTGAGGAGTGGAGGCAGTTCTATCCCATCAGCCCCAGCGCCAAGGACCGCCCCGAGGACAAGATGGAGGATGCAGACTGGGAGGATGACTCACTAGCAGCCGTGGAGGTCCTTGTTG CTGGAGTGAGGATGGTATACCCTGCCTGTCTAGTACTGGTTCCCCAGTCAGACCTCCCTGCCCTAGCCCCCCAGGGCTCAGCCAACCCCTCAGACATCCTGTGTGAGGGCCAGGGGACCCACAGAGACCATGCCATGTCCTCTGTCACCCTTACTCCtcccacatcaccagaggaggccCAAACGG ATCATCAGGCAGCCCAGAGGTGGTTAAAGCTGTGCTTGACAGTGGATGGTTTCAGCTCCAACAGCAGCGGTATCCATGGCAGCAAGATCCCCCGTAGGCTGGCTGCCCAGGTGGTGGAGAGCGTGTGGCAGGAGTGCACTACCAACCGGGCCCAGAGCAA GAGGAAGTTTGCTACATTGACCAATGGcacctgtgaggaggaggagggggacaaAACGGGAGTATGGGATTTTGTGGAGTCATCGCATAGGGCACACTGCAACTGTTCAAG GCATAAAAACCAGAAGCAACGATTAGGCAGCACCTCAGGAAACCCCCCATCAGTGGGCAAGCCCCCACAGCCGCCACCCAAACACAAGCTGGGCGAGAAgttggagaagggggagaagcaGCAGAAGAGGCCCCAGACACCCTTTCACCACCGCAGCTATGTGTTTGAGGAGCAGGCCATGGAGCCCCGGAGGCTGTGTATTAGAACCCAGGATGAGGGCCCCTACCCGAACCTGCACCACATAGACACAGCCCCTTCCAAAGCCCCCATGTTGCACACCCACGGGACCACCCAAGACCTGGCTGGCTCCCCCCAGCCCCCGCCTCTCAGCCCCCACCCCTGCGAGCACGAGGAGGAAGACCCTGGGGCCATGAAGAGCTCCTCCACGCCCATCCACCAACATTTCTACCCCCCCTCTGaaccctgcctgctgcctcagaAGACCTTGTCTGATCTGCCCCTGCCTTTCCCCCATACCTACCCTGAATCCCTGGAACCCACTGCCTACGTGGGCTCAGCCATCAACCCCAACGAAGACTCGGCCCACAACCCCTGGAAGTACTTCAACCTGCCACGGAAGAAGGCCTCAGACTTCTTGACACCACTGCTGCCTGTGGACAAACTACAGGATGActctgggggaggaggagggcaggagaacATTGTCTCTGTCACAGA ATTGATGTCTGGCTCTGGCAGGCCTTTGAAGGTGTCTGACGACCTGGTGAGAACCTACACCCAGAGGAGGAACAGCCACCTGGCGGCTGCCATGGCTGACGAGGACCATGAGGAGGAGCCAGACCCCTACGCCTTTGTGGAGGGAGACGAGGAGTTCACCTTCACTGACAAGAAGGACAAACCAGGATCGGAGAGAGAAACCAGCAAGAGACACAAG GGTGACGATGGCAGTGGGACTTCAGCAGATG ATGGTCAGGGTGCGGCCGGTGGGAAGCCTATACCCTCCACCAGCCTCATCCATGAGACAGACCTGGCTGTGTCCATCAACGATCTGGACAACCTCTTCAACTCAGACGAAGACGAGCTTGCG CCTGGATCCAGGAGAGCAGGAGTACATGGAGACAAGTTTGGCA GCTCTGCTGACCTGCACAAGATGttccccacccccccctctctggaACAGCACATCATTGTTTACTCCCCCATGAACACTGGGGGGAAGGACTATGGTGGCCTGGAGGGTGGGTTGGGCCTCACTCTGCTGGATGGGAGCCAGTTTAGCAGCCACTACAAGATGGAGGTGGAGGAAGGCTTTTGCAGCCCCAAGCCTTCTGAGATCAAG GACTTCTCGTTTGTTTACAAGTCGGAGGCGTGCAAGGCATTCACGGGCTGCTCCATGTTTGCTCCGCTGAAGATGCTGCCCAGTCAGTGTATGATGCCCATCAAGCTGCCAGAGGACTGTGTTTACACACCCAGCTGGACCATGGGCAAACTGGAGCTCATACCCCCAGTGCCATCCATGGGCCTCCTCACCAAAGACGG TAATATCCCCAGTGTTGAGCCAGACTACCAGAGCTACACACCTCAGACCCACACGCCCTTCATGTCCAACAGTGCCCCACCCAGCAACAGCGGCACGGGCATCCTGCCCTCCCCAGCCACACCCCGCTTCTCCGCCCCCACCCCACGCACTCCCCGTACCCCACGCACCCCAAGAGGGCCAGCCAGTGTCCAGGGATCGCTCAAATATGACAACTCTGACCTCTACTCGCCCGCCTCCACCCCTTCCACCTGCCGACCTCTCAGCTCAGTGGAGCCAGCCACCGTGCCCTCCATCCCTGAGGCCCATAGCCTCTACGTCACCCTCATCCTCTCAGAGTCCGTCATGAACCTTTTCAAGGACTGTAACTTTGACAGCtgctgcgtgtgcgtgtgcaacATGAACATCCGTGGTGCAGATGTGGGCGTGTATCTTAATGACAATGGCGAGGCCCAGTACCCCTGTACCTGCGGTTTCAGCGCCGTGGTCAACCGCCGCTACGGCAGCTCGGCTGGGCTCTTCCTGGAGGACGAGCTGGACCTGGTGGGGCGCGACTCAGACGCTGGCCGGGACTCTGAGAGGCGTTTCCAGGAGCTGCACGCTGCCTCCCTTCACAGGACAGGCAACCCCAAAGAGAGGCCCCCAGACGAGCTCATCCTGCTGCTGCAGGACCAGTGTACCAACCCATTCTCCCCCATGGCTGGGGTGGAGTACCCCAGGGCTCTGTCCTCAGGCCCCTCTCGCTTTTCTCtacgggtggaggagagggactgCTATAACGACTGCTACATGGCTCTGGAGCATGGCCGGCAGTtcatggacaacatgtcaggaGGCAAGGTGGACGAGGCACTGGTTAAGAGTACGTGTCTACACAACTGGCCTAAACGCAAAG CTGCAGAAGTGAGCAGGCTGTTCTCTCAGGACGTGCTGCGGGTGTTGCTCTCCCTCCAGCCTGTACTCCAGGATGCCATCCAGAAGAAGAGGAGCATACGGTCCTGGGGAGTTCAGGGACCTCTCacctggcagcagtttcacaagATGGCCGGCAGGGGATCCTACG GCACTGACGAGTCTCCAGAGCCCCTCCCCATCCCTACCTTCCTGGTGGGGTATGAGTATGACTTTGTGGTGCTGTCGCCCTTCGGCTTGCCTTACTGGGAGAAGCTGCTGCTGGACCCCTTCGGCTCCCACAGGGACGTTGGATATGTAGTCGTCTGTCCTGAGAACGAGGCTCTGCTCCGCGGTGCTAAGAGCTTCTTCAAGGACCTTACGGCCGTGTACGAG GCCTGTCGACTGGGTCAGCACAGACCAATCTGTAAGACTCATGCAGATGGCATATTGCGGGTTGGTACGGCAGAAGGCAGGAACCTGGCAGAGCAGCCCCTCAGTGATTGGTTCCTCAAAATGGCCAGCAGCAACGGGAACAGCGAGGTCTTCAGCAAACTCAAACTCTACGCCCAAGTGTGCCGGCATGACCTGG CTCCATACCTGGCTGGGCAGTCTCTGGACAGCTCTTTGTTGAACCAGCGCAGCCCCACTGTggcctctccccagtcctcctccCAGTCCCCCTgctccaccaccaccccctcctcAGGCCCCCAGAGCTCCACCAGCAGCACTGCCCAGCCTACCAACagcaccccaccctcctccaccataGGCCCCCAGGCAGTGGGAGGGATAGGGGGGGTAGGAATGCCCTCAGCCAAGCCCAGCTCCTACACACCATACGGGACATCAGGCCTGCAGGGCAGCGTCTCCCAGAACGGGCCCCAGTCGGGTGCTCAGACCACAGGAGAGACTGGCCCCACTGCCAACCAGCCCCAGGCCACCGCTGAGCCCGTGGAGAC CACGTTGGAGAGAGAAAAGGTTGGTGTCCCTACAGACGGAGAGTCCCATGCAGTGACGTTCCCCCCGGCCATTGTGGTCTACATCGTGGACCCCTTCAGCTACGAGGACGGGGAGAGGGACACCCACTCCAGTGTGTGGACGCTGGGTCTGCTGCGCTGCTATGTGGAGATGCTCCAGTTCCTGCCGCCTCACATCAGAAACTCTGTGTCTGTGCAG ATCATTCCCTGCCAGTACTTGTTGCAGCCAGTGCGCATTGAGGAGCGCCATCTCTATGGTCAGCACCTCAAGTCCCTGGCCTTTTCGGTGTTCACCCAGTGCAGACGGCCCCTCCCCAGCAACACCAACATCAAGGCTCTGACGGGCTTCGGCCCTGGCCTGGCCATCGACATGGCACTGAGGAGCTCCGAG AGGCCGGAGTGTCTGCGTTTGTACACACCACCTTTCATCCTGGCGCCCATCAAGGACAAGCAGACAGAGCTGGGGGAGACGTTCGGAGAGGCCTCTCAAAAGTACAATGTGCTGTTTGTGGGCTACTGCCTGTCGCATGACCAGCGCTGGCTCCTGGCCTCCTGTACTGACCAATCAGGAGAGCTGCTGGAGACATGCATCATCAGCATTGACGTGCCAAACAG GGCTCGGAGGAAAAAGGGTTCAGCCAGACGGCTGGGCCTGCAGAAGCTGTGGGAGTGGTGTCTAGGCTTGGTACAGGTGACATCACTTCCCTGGAGGGTGGTGATTGGCCGCCTGGGCAGGATTGGCCATGGAGAGTTACGAG ACTGGAGTATTTTGCTGAGCAGGAGGAACCTGCAGTCTCTCAGCAAGCGCCTCAAGGAGACCTGCAGGATGTGTGGCATCTCTGCCGCAGACACTCCCAGCATCCTCAGCGCCTGCCTGGTTGCCATGGAGCCCCAAGGCTCCTttgtcatcatgccag ACTCTGTGTCGACAGGCTCAGTGTTCGGCCGCAGCACCACTCTGAACATGCAGACGTCCCAGCTGAGCACTCCTCAGGACACGTCCTGCACCCACATCCTGGTGTTCCCCACCTCGGCAATGGTGCAGGTCAACAACGCCACCACCGAACAGAACTTAGACATCGCCTTCAACCCCATCAACCctg ATGGTTCA